tttaccacacaaattctaggCGAGATTCGTGGATAAGGTTCCTCCTTATCCGTTCCTTAAGCATCAAGTCTTCGGGAGGTCTCCTTCTCCACGCAGACTCCTACATAGTGGAGAGTCCTTTCATGCTAAAGAGTCCAACCCCTTGAGGGCACCTTCCTTCCTTCGAGTTAGCTTTGAAAGTCTCAGGACTATGCTTTCTTTTAGGGCCAAGCTTGATAAAGTGGGCTTCATCCTTGGACGGACTCTGGCATCGGGGGCCCTTCTTGGGCTGAGTTAGTGAGCCTCCCCTTTGGGTTGAACTAGATTGTAGGGTGCCCCTTCTTGGGTTATGCCTTGCAATTTAGGCGGGTTGACTCTGTCCTAGGTTGGCGGGCCTTGTTTGGGTCTAGCATTTTTTCTTGGCCCAATCCCTTTTGAGCCACACccatcatatataatttagtaaaatatatttaaattaaagaattatttaaattttgtcaataatatataatgattatcTAACACCAAATTGCAAGCTCCTATTTTTCATGTCTTTTATGTGAAAAAGTACAATAGATGTAAAATGGAGGTACTTCGGCCATTtcccatcaaatttattgctAAAAGGTGAGAAGAAAACATCCATATTCGCATAACCGTACGTGTAACATTCTCTTTGTTTGTATTgataaaagaagaattttttttaatagggTTTCACGATagattttttacttattttattaacacaaggaaagttttaatttattttttgttttaaattttacacaaCACGGGGATGTTTTATGTTATTATcccttttaaaaaaacacagaGTAAACTACTCTGTGAATTCTTGTACAGTCAAACGCAGAAGCAGGCAAGATGGGCTGTGGCCCAACGTGGAATTGAGATGGGCTGTGGCCCAATTAAGCAGCCCAATTACCTATCTTAATAGAAGACAATATTacacattaaattaaatatgaactaCTATGTAGAACAAAAGCGTAatgtttgataatttaaaaaagaaccaaaaaatatggatatatgtatattttaataaagaaaaaaattttaactttcgAAATTACATCTTTTTGAACTCTTTAACCAAATACGAGGCGCTTAGAGCTAAATATGGTGTATTTTTATACgatcttttaaaaattctcccttcaacgtaatttttttttttcgaaatcACGAACTGTGCACTTACATAGAAgatgaaaagataaataaaataaaatgaacaaCAGAAAATCTGAACTTAATTTTCGTTCCAGTCTGAAATTTTATTGACGATGGTGTTTGTCCAATATGGGTAGAAGtttgatatgaaaagagtTGAGGTTGATCGCAACTCAAACAAGGATCCAACTTATGAAATGAATTTGGtgtattacaaatatatagaaaGAATTTGGTAAAGAAATGTGTgtgaaaatgtgaaaaaaggAGAGGGAGGGATGGGGATGGGGATGGGGATGGTGGACATGAGTCAAAAGATGAAAACTTCCACATATGAGTCTCCATTCTTTGTCTGTTTTCTCCTCCCATTTAAACCCCTTTCCAACTCAATAAAAAATGTAGGCAATTCATACATGTGTGATTATATGTGTGTAcgaatagagagagaaaggtgtgagagagaggagaaaactgAAACCCCCTCTCTCGATGTCAGACTCGCTGACCACAGAGCTTTCGTAGACCAAGCAACTTTACTACTGTGAAGCTCCTGCTCGGGGGAAATTTTGTTGCTGCTAATGAATCCAAGCAAAATTGAGGAGGATCTGTTCCAGCACTTGGGTCCACCGCCGCCCCGCCATGAGCAGTTCATGGACCCCCACCACACTCAGCCCCAGCCCTCCATTGATGACGACGCTTTCTCGCTTGCCGAAATCGACCTCTTCCGCGACGACGAAGATGACGACGTCAGCCACACCTCGTCCGACGCTGAAATTCCGCTCCCGCCTGCTAATGGTGAGGTCCCTTTTCAGAACCCTAATTTGGGGAATCCTCCCTTGGACGACCGCAACAAGAGGCCAATTCATCAGCCGCCGTTGTGCATTAGCCCCGAGCCTCATATTTCCTCCCAATTCTACACCTTCAATAAGGAATCGCATGCCCTAATGATTCAGTGCTTAATTGAGGGCCGATTAGCGACTCCGGAGGAGATCCGGGCCGCAACTCCGCCCCCGGTACTCGCCAGCTGGCGCTCGGTGTGGAAGGATCGGAACGAGGACACTGCCTATTTGACGGCGTGGAAGCGTATCCAGGATAAGCTCACTGTGCACGTGTCGGAATCCGCTGCCAGCATCACCGGTAACAATAGCCATTTCCTTTGTTTCAAGAACAATTCGAGTCAATTTGTTTCGCATGTTGATCAGTGGCAGGATATAGTCATGTCATTCCATGGTGATGCGGATTTTAAGCACTTAGGGTTGAAAGAAACAATAGAGAGAATTAAGCAAGTGTGGACTGTAGGAGCAAAATTTTATGGCATACCTGAGAGTTATATTAGGACTTGTGTGGCTGCTTGCCCTGTTTGCTCAGATGAATCTTCCGGGTGTGCTCCAAGGTCTAAGAGGCGTAGGTTTGAATATACAGAGTCTTTTGATGTGCCCGCCAAGGAAGTCCCTGTAAAGTTGCAACAGTTGGCTGCAAAGCATAAGGTCGTGTTGTGTATACGGCAGAAGTATATTAGGTATAAGCCATTTATGGCTGAAGTCAAGGATTACGCGTGTCATAGGGCGGGGGAGCCGGCTTCCTCGAAAAAATCGCGGATTCTGAAGAGGGAGCCGTATACGTCAAAACGGTGCGGCTGTGGATTTCGTATAAGGGCGATAGTtccaatatcaaattataatgagaAGGATAAGACATTTGTCTACGAGGAAGAGGGGACAGCTGTGTTTAAGCTTTATGCGGTGCATTCTGGGCATGAGCCAGGGCCGTTGGATGGGAATGCGAGGATTATGCATCGGATGGTTGGCCATAAAGGGGGTTTTCTGATGGATCACGAGACTGTGTATGGGATGGCTGAGGATGGGGAAAATGACGGATTTGGGTTCTTAGCGAAGGATTCTAGAGATCTTCAGCATTCCATTTTGCAGCAGGTGCAGGAGTTGAGGAATGAGTTGGGGTTGCTTGAGGGTAGGATTGGGAAAATCCCTTCCCAGCTGTTGGGTTCTGTGTCACGTGATCTCTTTGACATCGTGAATAAGCTTAGAAATGTTGCAGATGATGGATCAAAATCTGTTGGGTTATTGTCAGAGAAGCAGCATCTGGATGATGTGTTGGTGGTGGAGCATGATTTGCCAGATTGGGGTGATGATCATCACACAAGGATCTATGGGGATGGCAAGGATGCTGATGTTATAGAAGATGATGAAGACAGCTTTGGGAGAACCCTTGGCGAGGTTGCTTCTTGGGATCAGATGAGGACAGTGTGCAGGAACGAGAAGGATCTGCTTGGTGAGACTTGTAAAGAGGAAAAGTGGTTGAAATGTGGTGAATTTGATCAGAAGGGAATTGTTGGCTGCAGTAACCCTAAGCTGACCAAGCCGTTAAACAATGATGAGGCAATAGATCCAGATGTAGGTCTTGCTGGTATACAGGTAGATGGCTTCTATCCTGAAAATCCAAAATGGTTCGACTCTCCTTGTGGACTGGATCCTGGAGCCGATTGTGGTGATGGTGGATTCCGACATGGGGAGATAGTGTAGAGGCATAATGCATTCATCTCGGTGAACCCACTCTAACTTAATTCTGAGTCTTTTTGGTGTCATTCATCTTAATTCACTGTTGGAAGTGGGTTGTACATTTGTGTACACATCTTGAAGGCTCTCACAATCACAGTCATAGTCCTTTAGGTGCCTTTTTTATTGCATGTAATCTGTAAAGTATAGCCATTTTGGCATCTCTGCATATACCTTAAACGACTCTGTGTTAaccttgttttattttgaattgaaacTTTGGAGTTGCTAATGTGGTTTGTTTAGTGCTTATGCAACTGCGCAGTTCCAACTTCAGCTTTATTTGGTGCTTGTGCTGTTTTGGTAAATGTATTTCTACTTTTGAGATGCATGTTATGTGTCGTTGCTTAAAGCCTCattctcatatttttataatgtgCATTCGTCTCTCAAAGGAAGTATCACCTAAATGATTGTTGAGTAGTAATAATTCCAGTTAATTTTTGTCATGATTATTCCATTTTTACTGCTGTATGAGATActaacaaaattttgatagCTAGATTGTTAACTCAATTCTGAAACCTGTTGGTTTGATTGCAAATGCAATCATTTATGCATTAGAGATCAAATAAAACATGTATGTCATGCTCTTTTTGGTGCACATTAAAATTCCATGTGTCGTTTAATGATAGTTTTTCGAATCTTTGAATTCCctgcttttatattttttattacgtGACTTCGATTTCCTGGTATAGAATTGCGCTCAGTGCCATTTGTCGGTCATCTATGACATCACTTTAAAGAAGAGGATATCTGCTTGTGTTTCTGTGTGTGACTTATTTGCTTAAAACTTGGGCCTGAACCTATGTTATGTTTCCAACTCTTTTATCTACGTGATAAATAAGCTCATTCAATTACTTAAACTCATACTGCGATGGGCTGATTTTTGCATTCTGTTCCAATAGCATGTTTTGCGTTGTGTCCTTGGGGAGTGTTGTGTAATCTGTGTACTATAATGGACAATATCAACTTCTGGTGAAGCTATaatatctcttttatttgcctttttaaaaaagataaaatgtaAAAGCTCTTTCCATGTtctttttaaactataaaaactCTTCTTCAGCTATGCTATTTGACATATGTGCATTGGCTTTTCGTGAGGGTGCCCAGAGGTCTAATTTGCCTGTCTTATGCATGTCCTAGGCTGAGGTAGTGTGTGAATTTGCATTCAGTTGGGGATAATACTGGAGCCTATTTATATGATGAAGAAATTGGCaagttttaagaaaaatagaatactCAAGAAGTtagtttttacttttatgaTATCAAGAAAGAGCATACAAAGGAAATTTGTTTGTCATAGTAATGGTTGAATTAAAGCTAATCCGTAAACACCAGCATGGATGGATTTGTTATATATCATTGCTTAAGCgcacaattatataatatgatgCTGATGGTATAAAGCTTCTTACTTGATTTGACATAATGTAATAGTTAATGAGAATGAGTATTGCCAAGCTGTCTATACTCATGGGTGGTATGTATTGCTGCTGGATTAgtgcaattaattaattatattaactacTTTctcttgaa
The nucleotide sequence above comes from Sesamum indicum cultivar Zhongzhi No. 13 linkage group LG11, S_indicum_v1.0, whole genome shotgun sequence. Encoded proteins:
- the LOC105173219 gene encoding uncharacterized protein LOC105173219, whose amino-acid sequence is MNPSKIEEDLFQHLGPPPPRHEQFMDPHHTQPQPSIDDDAFSLAEIDLFRDDEDDDVSHTSSDAEIPLPPANGEVPFQNPNLGNPPLDDRNKRPIHQPPLCISPEPHISSQFYTFNKESHALMIQCLIEGRLATPEEIRAATPPPVLASWRSVWKDRNEDTAYLTAWKRIQDKLTVHVSESAASITGNNSHFLCFKNNSSQFVSHVDQWQDIVMSFHGDADFKHLGLKETIERIKQVWTVGAKFYGIPESYIRTCVAACPVCSDESSGCAPRSKRRRFEYTESFDVPAKEVPVKLQQLAAKHKVVLCIRQKYIRYKPFMAEVKDYACHRAGEPASSKKSRILKREPYTSKRCGCGFRIRAIVPISNYNEKDKTFVYEEEGTAVFKLYAVHSGHEPGPLDGNARIMHRMVGHKGGFLMDHETVYGMAEDGENDGFGFLAKDSRDLQHSILQQVQELRNELGLLEGRIGKIPSQLLGSVSRDLFDIVNKLRNVADDGSKSVGLLSEKQHLDDVLVVEHDLPDWGDDHHTRIYGDGKDADVIEDDEDSFGRTLGEVASWDQMRTVCRNEKDLLGETCKEEKWLKCGEFDQKGIVGCSNPKLTKPLNNDEAIDPDVGLAGIQVDGFYPENPKWFDSPCGLDPGADCGDGGFRHGEIV